A section of the Acanthochromis polyacanthus isolate Apoly-LR-REF ecotype Palm Island chromosome 1, KAUST_Apoly_ChrSc, whole genome shotgun sequence genome encodes:
- the LOC110952133 gene encoding LOW QUALITY PROTEIN: coiled-coil domain-containing protein 9B (The sequence of the model RefSeq protein was modified relative to this genomic sequence to represent the inferred CDS: inserted 1 base in 1 codon) — protein sequence MERPTSSDMMPKRDHERDLELDKKIEALRRKNEALMKRYKEVEEDKKRAEEEGMALQSRKGKADDLTITISKSTSDSRVVVTKPFSSGSPAGKGQQEGGPDRGGDDPPQGAGRGHRKQLMITMAGKKGKRVVSEKPEKRPGPADVKSPTDDGQARRVESAGRGKQPSHMTKRDAAAQDEVKQGQKHTEEHHRASEQCQEPENRQASTDLNIPTSREEQEEYLRWKKEREQIDRERVARHKNAKGQWRRAWDMDKTENMFSDKSLADRDWGPSSRGGRNARRGQPRSGGDSRGHDKRGKDKGAKNVLVMSSKAKGKDRLTGRARRWQANDGENPQTSDTTLEEFLEELDALTDADVEDLKDQDAKTKLSPSPDSPPEEASRVSAASLREDTPTQGKSEASSPRGSEKKVRFSEELIQGAHARQTAGSQDSESRSPSSLKAYSPKKIKHEEQALESAKQDDGSPQDKGGGPSAPPVETECTKKDSNPPAAPSSPPAEKXCASLHESSVQPVELTKCNISNTNTEELIDSGLSVLSLESGETHPTHSTSSDKAREHGKIV from the exons ATGGAAAGACCC ACCTCCAGTGACATGATGCCCAAGAGGGATCATGAAAGGGACCTGGAGCTGGACAAGAAGATCGAGGCTCTCCGCAGGAAAAACGAAGCCCTCATGAAGAGGTACAAG GAGGTGGAAGAGGACAAGAAAAGGGCAGAAGAGGAAGGGATGGCGCTGCAGAGCCGAAAGGGCAAAGCTGATGATCTTACCATCACAATCAGCAAGTCCACCAGT GACAGTCGTGTGGTGGTGACGAAGCCTTTCAGCAGCGGCTCACCAGCTGGGaaaggacagcaggagggtggGCCCGACAGAGGGGGAGACGACCCTCCACAGGGGGCAGGACGAGGCCACAGAAAGCAGCTGATGATCACCATGGCTGGAAAAAAG GGTAAGAGGGTGGTGAGTGAGAAGCCAGAGAAGAGGCCGGGCCCTGCAGACGTCAAGAGCCCGACTGATGATGGACAGGCGAGGCgtgtggagtcagctgggaggGGGAAGCAGCCATCTCACATGACCAAGAGAGACGCAGCAGCGCAG GATGAGGTTAAACAAGGGCAGAAGCACACAGAGGAGCATCACAGAGCGTCAGAACAATGCCAG GAGCCTGAGAACCGGCAAGCAAGCACAGACCTCAACATCCCCACATCgagggaggagcaggaggagtaTCTGCGGTGGAAGAAGGAGCGTGAGCAGATTGACAGGGAAAGGGTAGCGCGCCACAAAAATGCTAAGGGCCAGTGGAGACGGGCATGGGACATGGACAAAACTGAGAACAT GTTTTCAGACAAATCCCTCGCTGACAGAGACTGGGGTCCTTCCAGCAGAG GTGGCAGAAATGCAAGAAGAGGACAACCCAGGTCAGGCGGTGATTCAAGAG GTCATGACAAGCGAGGCAAAGACAAGGGAGCTAAAAACGTGCTGGTGATGAGCAGCAAAGCAAAAGGCAAAGACCGCCTGACTGGGAGGGCCAGGAG ATGGCAGGCAAATGATGGAGAGAACCCACAG ACTTCTGACACAACGCTGGAGGAATTCCTTGAGGAACTCGACGCCCTCACAGATGCCGATGTGGAGGATCTGAAAGATCAGGACGCTAAAACGAAGCTCTCACCCAGCCCAGACTCGCCGCCCGAGGAAGCGAGCAGAGTGTCAGCTGCTAGCTTGAGAGAGGACACCCCCACTCAGGGGAAGTCCGAGGCCTCGTCCCCTCGGGGTTCGGAGAAGAAAGTGCGCTTCTCGGAGGAACTCATCCAAGGCGCTCACGCAAGGCAAACCGCCGGCTCTCAAGACTCAGAATCCAGAAGTCCGAGCTCTTTAAAAGCTTACTCACCTAAAAAGATCAAGCATGAAGAACAGGCTCTTGAAAGTGCCAAGCAGGATGATGGCAGTCCTCAGGATAAAGGCGGTGGTCCATCTGCTCCTCCTGTTGAGACTGAATGCACTAAAAAAGACAGCAACCCCCCCGCAGCTCCCAGCTCCCCTCCTGCTGAAA CCTGTGCCTCTCTACATGAGAGCTCTGTCCAGCCTGTGGAGCTTACCAAGTGCAAcatcagcaacacaaacacag AGGAACTAATAGACTCCGGTCTGTCTGTCCTGAGCCTGGAGTCGGGAGAAACACACCCAACACACTCCACCAGCAGCGACAAG GCAAGAGAGCATGGGAagattgtttga